The DNA region CTCGACGAACGTTTCGCGGCCTTCCCTTACGTGAACGGCAAGTTGTTCGAAGAACGGCTGAACGTGGCGGCCTTTACTTCCGGCATGCGCGCGGCGCTGCTGGACTGCTGTGCGCTGGACTGGGGTCGCATCAGCCCCGCCATCTTCGGCGCGCTGTTCCAGAGCGTCATGGACGACCAGGCGCGGCGTAATCTCGGCGCCCACTACACCAGCGAGAAAAACATCCTCAAGGTGGTGAAATCGCTGTTTCTGGACGAGCTGCGTGTGGAACTCGAGAAAGCCAGGAGCAACCGCAACCGCCTGTTCGAGCTGCACAAGAGAATCGCTGCGCTGCATTTCCTCGATCCCGCCTGCGGTTGCGGAAACTTCCTGGTCATCGCCTACCGCGAGCTGCGGCTGCTGGAACTGGGTATTCTGCGCGCCATGCTGCGTTTCGAGCGGGAAAGCGGCCAGCGCGTCATGGACGTGATCCCGCTCATCAATGTAAACGTGGATCAGTTCTATGGCATCGAGCTGGAGGAATTTCCGGCGCAGATCGCGCAGGTAGCGCTGTGGCTCATGGACCACCAGATGAACATGCGGGTGTCGGAGGAATTCGGCTTTTACTACCGGCGCCTGCCGCTCACCCACGCGGCCACCATTCGCTGCGCCAATGCGCTGCGGATTGACTGGAACGAGGTGATCTCGGCGGAGCGCGTAGATTACATTCTCGGCAATCCGCCGTTCGTGGGCGCGAAATACATGGAAGCCAGACAGCGTGCCGACATGGAAAGCGTGTGCGGCGATATTCCTTCCTACGGTTTGCTGGATTACGTGACTGCCTGGTACGTGAGGGCGGTGCAGTACCTGAAAGGGGATGCGCACACACAGGACTTGCTGATGGAACTGGGTGGCAAGGCGCCGATGGACAAAGTGAAAATTGCTTTCGTCTCCACCAATTCCATCACCCAGGGCGAGCAGGTGGCGGTGCTGTGGAGCTGGTTATTGGGTCAGGGGACAAAAATCTACTTTGCCCACCGCACTTTTCAGTGGATGAACGAAGCCCGCGGCATGGCGGCGGTGCATTGCGTCATCATCGGCTTTGCCCTGTTCGATACCGCGGACAAGCGGATTTTAGATTACCCTGACATCAAGGGCGATCCTCACGAAACCGCCGCGACAAATATCAATCCCTACTTGGTGGATGCGGTAGATGTGCTCATTGGCCGGCGAGATACACCTGTTTCCCAAGTTCCTGAAATCCGATTTGGTAATCAACCGATAGATGGTGGTGGATTTCTGTTTACCGAAGAGGAAATGAAAGCCTTTATCGAACGCGAGCCGAAAGCTAAGAAACTCATCCATCGTTACATGGGTAGCGATGAGCTTATCAATAATATCCCGCGCTACTGTCTGTGGCTAAAGGGCGTTTCTCCAGATCAGTTGCGTACCATGCCGCTTGTGATGGAACGCATCGAAGCAGTAAAGAAGTTCCGCCTCTCCAGTAAGCGACTCGCAACCCGTGAGTTGGCGGAATATCCCACACAGTTTGCCTTTGTGTCTCAGCCGGATAGCAACTATCTTGCTATACCCAGTGTTTCGTCTGAACGGAGACCCTATATCCCGATTGGGTTCTTTGGACCGGAAGTAATTGCAAGCAATCTGTGTCTGATTATTCCTGATGCCAAGAAATTTCATTTTGGTATTCTGTCCTCCGCCATGCATATGGCCTGGGTGAGGTATGTGGCGGGACGTTTGAAAAGCGACTATCGCTATTCCAATCAAATTGTTTACAGCAACTATCCCTGGCCGGAATTGGTCGCTTCCGCCCCCTCCGTTCGCGCTGAGCGTAGCCGGCCATCGGCCGGCGAAGTCGAAGTGCATGCGAAACGTCCTTCGACTTCGGCCACGGACGTGGCCTACGCTCAGGACGAACGATCTGCGAAATTACGCGCTGCCATCGAAACGGGCGCGCAAGGTGTGCTGGATGCACGGAAACAATTCCCCGACGCATCGCTCGCGGACCTCTACGATCCCGTGGCCATGCCGCCGGCTTTACGCCAGGCGCACGCAGCACTGGACCGTGCGGTGGATGCGCGTATGGCAAAAAGGATTTCAATTCCGACGCAGAGCGCGTGGCTTTTCTCTTTGACCTCTACCAGAAATACACCACACTCCTACCCGCCGCCGCAAAACCCAAGCGCCGTCATAACAGAAAGTAGGGTGCGGTTGCGCACCGTC from Gammaproteobacteria bacterium includes:
- a CDS encoding DNA methyltransferase — translated: MPQSQPLSPNEIRDRALKFAHEWAGERRERAEAQTYWNEFFNVFGVSRRRVASFEEFVRPVRQRLEASDLFRKGGKPTGTGFIDLLWKGVLIAEHKSLDKDLDSAYVQALDYFDGLAERDLPRYVIVSDFARFRLYDLEEKQQNEFPLADLHKNIGLFGFIAGYTTQRIQEQDPVNIKAAEKMGRLHDQLKAGGYVGHDLEVLLVRLLFCLFAEDTTIFDQKGMFRDWLETCTRDDGSDLGSQLELLFQVLNMPEDRRQKNLDERFAAFPYVNGKLFEERLNVAAFTSGMRAALLDCCALDWGRISPAIFGALFQSVMDDQARRNLGAHYTSEKNILKVVKSLFLDELRVELEKARSNRNRLFELHKRIAALHFLDPACGCGNFLVIAYRELRLLELGILRAMLRFERESGQRVMDVIPLINVNVDQFYGIELEEFPAQIAQVALWLMDHQMNMRVSEEFGFYYRRLPLTHAATIRCANALRIDWNEVISAERVDYILGNPPFVGAKYMEARQRADMESVCGDIPSYGLLDYVTAWYVRAVQYLKGDAHTQDLLMELGGKAPMDKVKIAFVSTNSITQGEQVAVLWSWLLGQGTKIYFAHRTFQWMNEARGMAAVHCVIIGFALFDTADKRILDYPDIKGDPHETAATNINPYLVDAVDVLIGRRDTPVSQVPEIRFGNQPIDGGGFLFTEEEMKAFIEREPKAKKLIHRYMGSDELINNIPRYCLWLKGVSPDQLRTMPLVMERIEAVKKFRLSSKRLATRELAEYPTQFAFVSQPDSNYLAIPSVSSERRPYIPIGFFGPEVIASNLCLIIPDAKKFHFGILSSAMHMAWVRYVAGRLKSDYRYSNQIVYSNYPWPELVASAPSVRAERSRPSAGEVEVHAKRPSTSATDVAYAQDERSAKLRAAIETGAQGVLDARKQFPDASLADLYDPVAMPPALRQAHAALDRAVDARMAKRISIPTQSAWLFSLTSTRNTPHSYPPPQNPSAVITESRVRLRTVTVGVEQFAEAAGTHGPPTAADG